In Pelmatolapia mariae isolate MD_Pm_ZW linkage group LG13, Pm_UMD_F_2, whole genome shotgun sequence, a genomic segment contains:
- the sdhaf4 gene encoding succinate dehydrogenase assembly factor 4, mitochondrial: MSLLRLCSSGGRQLFCKSPAVEPLFTGCLRAASRAVNDKEPLKKAKTPKGRFDNLEETSKDVLQKFPDDVNPVTKEKGGPRGPEPTRYGDWERKGRCVDF; the protein is encoded by the exons aTGTCTCTTCTGCGCTTGTGTTCCTCAGGCGGCAGACAGCTGTTCTGTAAGAGTCCAGCTGTGGAGCCGCTTTTCACAG GGTGTTTGCGGGCAGCCAGCAGAGCGGTGAATGACAAGGAACCATTGAAGAAGGCCAAAACCCCAAAAGGACGGTTTGACAACCTCGAAGAGACGAGCAAAGATGTACTACAAA AGTTCCCTGATGATGTGAACCCTGTGACGAAGGAGAAGGGGGGCCCACGGGGTCCAGAGCCAACTCGCTATGGAGATTGGGAGAGGAAGGGCCGGTGTGTAGACTTCTAG